The following proteins come from a genomic window of Chlamydiales bacterium:
- the pgeF gene encoding peptidoglycan editing factor PgeF, whose amino-acid sequence MERHVDNHIEWLTFDHLSACPKLIHGVFLRHGGVSQGEFSSLNFGLNQGDDPHAVAINRKRGLTILGIEDFTLLYQIHSNRVVEATARLQEEGDALITQKKKLGLLILHADCQAAIFYDPIHHALANVHAGWRGSVANIYGKTIQKMKDRYGTQPQDLLIGISPSLGPEAAQFIHYQNELPSTFWPYQIKPTYFDFWQISQFQLNQAGILSHHIEMANLCTYTHKEDFFSYRRCKQSGRHGTIAAIK is encoded by the coding sequence ATGGAGAGACATGTAGACAACCATATTGAATGGCTTACCTTTGATCACCTTTCAGCCTGTCCTAAATTAATTCATGGCGTCTTCTTACGCCATGGAGGTGTGAGTCAAGGAGAGTTTAGCTCTTTGAATTTCGGTTTAAATCAAGGGGATGATCCCCATGCAGTAGCGATAAATAGAAAACGTGGCTTAACTATTCTTGGGATCGAGGATTTTACTCTCCTTTACCAAATACATTCGAATAGGGTTGTAGAGGCAACCGCTCGTTTACAAGAAGAAGGAGATGCTCTAATCACACAAAAAAAAAAATTAGGACTTCTCATCTTACATGCTGATTGCCAAGCTGCAATTTTTTATGACCCGATCCATCATGCACTGGCTAATGTCCATGCAGGATGGCGTGGAAGTGTAGCTAATATCTACGGGAAGACGATTCAAAAGATGAAAGATCGTTACGGTACCCAGCCTCAAGATCTCCTTATAGGAATTTCTCCTAGCTTAGGGCCCGAAGCAGCTCAATTTATTCATTACCAAAATGAGCTTCCCAGCACTTTTTGGCCTTATCAAATCAAACCCACCTATTTTGATTTTTGGCAGATCTCACAATTTCAACTCAATCAGGCTGGGATTCTCTCTCATCATATCGAAATGGCTAATCTCTGTACTTATACTCATAAAGAGGACTTTTTCTCTTACCGCAGGTGTAAACAAAGTGGCCGTCATGGCACAATAGCTGCAATAAAATAG
- a CDS encoding SycD/LcrH family type III secretion system chaperone has protein sequence MTYESIELNAQFLQKEEREAIAGEILTHLKKGMTLQEAIGISDQALEEVYGLAYNFYSQGKYKESVSLFHFLAGASPKTYKYIFGLASSYHELGIYQESMVGFYVALGLEPNNPLPAYYITDAFLKQDLIEEAKEFVEVTISICGDDPEYQNMKHRCELIQQSLKNK, from the coding sequence ATGACTTATGAATCAATAGAACTCAATGCTCAATTTCTTCAAAAGGAGGAGAGAGAGGCGATTGCGGGAGAGATTCTAACCCATTTAAAAAAGGGGATGACTCTTCAAGAGGCGATTGGAATCAGTGATCAGGCTCTTGAAGAGGTTTATGGACTTGCTTATAATTTTTATTCTCAAGGTAAATACAAAGAATCTGTAAGTTTATTCCATTTTTTAGCAGGTGCTTCTCCAAAAACCTATAAATATATTTTTGGATTAGCCTCCTCTTATCATGAGCTCGGGATTTACCAAGAATCGATGGTGGGTTTTTATGTAGCTTTAGGGCTTGAACCAAATAATCCCCTCCCAGCGTATTACATTACAGATGCGTTCTTAAAACAAGACTTGATAGAAGAAGCTAAAGAGTTTGTAGAAGTGACAATTTCGATATGTGGGGATGATCCAGAATATCAAAATATGAAACACAGGTGTGAGCTGATTCAGCAATCACTAAAAAATAAATAA
- a CDS encoding glycosyltransferase family 1 protein yields MPHLCIDARLYHGSGIGTHIKALLFSLSQFRLTLLVNEPLNLPFHQVMMKSGIYSLGEQIELPQKIPCCDTFWSPHFNIPLSPIRAKKRIVTVHDVFHLAYFSTLSLSKKFYAKIFLNAALYLSDYVMTDSQFSAQEIERYCFFQPKHLGIVPSCPLLHPHGRKMQGLPKRYILYVGNLKAHKNLARLFAAHAQMENPLPLVIVGKQFGEIHIPEHVYYMGYVPDDMLSEVYSGADLFVFPSIYEGFGIPPLEAMVCGCPVLVSRIASLPEVCGDAAEYIDPFSVSSIKKGMEFLLNHPERRKELVEKGWKRVKEFTIEKTAEKFINILDQVHEGTRK; encoded by the coding sequence ATGCCCCATTTATGCATTGATGCTCGCCTTTATCATGGATCTGGAATTGGAACACATATCAAAGCACTTCTTTTTTCTCTCTCTCAATTTCGTCTTACTTTGCTTGTGAATGAACCTCTTAACCTTCCGTTTCATCAGGTGATGATGAAAAGTGGGATTTATTCATTAGGAGAACAGATTGAGTTGCCTCAAAAGATTCCTTGTTGTGATACTTTTTGGTCTCCTCATTTCAATATTCCGCTTTCCCCAATTCGAGCAAAAAAAAGAATTGTGACTGTGCATGATGTATTCCACCTTGCGTATTTTTCTACACTTTCTTTATCTAAAAAATTTTATGCGAAAATTTTTCTTAATGCTGCTTTATATTTATCAGATTATGTGATGACTGATTCCCAGTTTTCTGCTCAAGAAATTGAAAGATATTGTTTTTTTCAACCAAAACATTTAGGGATTGTTCCGAGTTGTCCTCTCCTACATCCTCATGGAAGAAAAATGCAAGGCTTACCTAAGCGATATATCCTTTATGTTGGTAATTTGAAAGCTCATAAAAATTTAGCTAGATTATTTGCAGCGCATGCTCAAATGGAGAATCCTCTTCCTCTTGTGATTGTGGGAAAACAATTCGGTGAGATTCACATTCCCGAGCATGTCTATTATATGGGGTATGTTCCTGATGATATGCTCTCAGAAGTGTATTCTGGAGCGGATTTATTTGTCTTTCCTTCAATTTATGAAGGGTTTGGAATCCCTCCTCTTGAAGCGATGGTTTGTGGGTGTCCTGTTTTAGTCAGTCGTATTGCCTCTTTACCGGAAGTATGTGGTGATGCTGCTGAGTATATCGACCCCTTTTCAGTTTCTTCAATCAAAAAGGGAATGGAATTTCTCTTAAATCATCCAGAAAGACGAAAAGAGTTAGTCGAAAAGGGTTGGAAAAGAGTAAAAGAGTTTACAATCGAAAAAACAGCTGAAAAATTTATCAATATTTTGGATCAAGTGCATGAAGGAACGAGGAAATAA
- a CDS encoding DMT family transporter: MPLFFVFLTFFIWSTSFTLGKATLEYAPPLFLTGTRMLIGGLVILAFLALFKKSALKCKKSHIFPLILLSISSVYLTNIFEFWGLQYLTAAKACFIYSLSPFLTAVFSYFQFKEKLTSRKLLGLIVGFIGFLPVLLSQSGAEELLGGFSFLSWAELSLIAATVTSVYGWVLLRKLGKDEKISPLMANASSMSLGGLIALTHSFFVDSWVPTPITDYTGFFQGIVLMIIISNLICYNLYGWLLKWFTATFLSFAGLTTPLFAAFFGWLILNETVSWGFFLSVGVILFGLWLVYAEELRLGYIRWTSKKNIQRAI; encoded by the coding sequence ATGCCTCTTTTTTTTGTTTTTTTGACTTTTTTTATTTGGTCCACCTCCTTTACCTTAGGAAAGGCGACATTAGAATATGCGCCTCCCCTATTTCTAACAGGAACACGGATGCTAATAGGAGGGTTAGTCATTTTAGCTTTTTTAGCACTTTTTAAAAAAAGTGCTTTAAAATGCAAAAAGAGTCACATCTTTCCTTTAATTCTTCTCTCGATCTCTTCTGTTTACTTAACCAATATATTTGAATTCTGGGGCCTTCAATATTTGACTGCGGCTAAGGCTTGTTTTATTTATAGCCTATCTCCATTTCTTACAGCAGTTTTTTCCTATTTTCAGTTTAAAGAGAAATTGACATCAAGAAAACTCTTAGGACTTATTGTAGGGTTTATTGGTTTTCTTCCTGTCCTTCTGAGTCAGTCAGGGGCAGAAGAGCTGTTAGGTGGATTTTCTTTTTTATCTTGGGCAGAACTGTCTTTAATTGCAGCCACGGTGACATCAGTATATGGGTGGGTACTTTTAAGAAAATTGGGTAAAGATGAAAAAATCTCTCCTCTTATGGCGAATGCTTCTTCGATGTCTTTAGGTGGGTTAATAGCTCTAACTCATTCATTTTTCGTTGATAGTTGGGTTCCAACACCGATTACAGATTATACCGGATTTTTTCAAGGTATTGTCTTGATGATTATCATTTCTAATTTGATTTGTTATAATCTTTATGGATGGTTATTGAAGTGGTTTACTGCAACTTTCCTTTCTTTTGCTGGTCTCACAACGCCTCTTTTTGCTGCCTTTTTTGGTTGGCTGATCTTAAATGAAACTGTCTCATGGGGATTTTTTCTATCTGTTGGAGTCATTTTATTTGGTCTTTGGTTAGTGTATGCTGAAGAATTACGCCTTGGCTATATCAGATGGACGAGCAAGAAAAATATCCAAAGAGCTATTTAA
- a CDS encoding glycosyltransferase family 9 protein, with protein MKERGNKWLKFWDRYLGIPLLFILGLFRKKRSLPKKIERIGLLKSAGIGDLVLLSGIIEDLKGKEVLLFTGESNREMGKMIQGVKVISLPITHPFSAMVKLRKHSVDIWIDCDSWPRISGLFTLFSRSKYTIGFKTQGQGRHWVYDLSIPYAFFHHEIENYRALIQPLAIVSKHPPRIIIRPTHSEKRVVAHMFSGGSKAHLKKWPEKYWKELILRMTHLGYQVDLTGDRSQYEALKRFSPEATNYAGAFSLRETAHHLKKCVCVISVDTGIMHLAAAIGCPVISLHGPTSPNRWGAKGEQVISLIPLMRYSPCIQLGFESKCRENRCLQALTVDQVFDAFIKITHGMTHENSYFSRRKWDASLASVSC; from the coding sequence ATGAAGGAACGAGGAAATAAGTGGTTGAAGTTTTGGGATCGTTATCTGGGAATTCCTCTTCTATTTATCCTAGGTCTTTTCCGTAAAAAACGCTCTTTGCCTAAAAAGATAGAGAGGATTGGTCTGCTTAAAAGTGCAGGAATTGGCGATCTTGTTCTTCTTTCAGGAATCATAGAAGATTTAAAGGGAAAAGAAGTTCTTTTATTTACAGGAGAGTCGAATAGGGAAATGGGAAAAATGATTCAAGGTGTCAAAGTCATTTCCTTACCTATTACTCATCCTTTCTCTGCTATGGTAAAGTTGCGTAAACATTCCGTCGATATTTGGATAGATTGTGATTCTTGGCCGCGTATTAGTGGCTTATTCACCCTTTTTTCCCGTTCTAAATATACGATTGGATTTAAAACTCAAGGTCAGGGGCGTCATTGGGTGTATGATCTTTCAATTCCCTATGCGTTTTTTCATCATGAAATTGAAAATTATCGAGCCCTCATTCAACCACTAGCTATTGTTAGCAAACATCCTCCAAGGATTATAATTCGCCCGACTCATTCTGAGAAACGCGTTGTTGCTCATATGTTTTCAGGAGGATCAAAAGCTCATTTGAAAAAATGGCCTGAAAAGTATTGGAAAGAATTAATTCTGCGAATGACACATCTTGGTTATCAAGTTGATTTGACTGGAGATCGTAGTCAATATGAAGCATTAAAGCGTTTTTCTCCTGAAGCTACGAATTATGCAGGAGCATTCTCATTAAGAGAAACAGCTCATCATTTAAAAAAATGTGTCTGTGTGATTAGTGTGGATACAGGGATTATGCATCTAGCTGCTGCGATTGGATGTCCTGTCATTAGCCTCCATGGTCCCACTTCACCTAATAGATGGGGAGCAAAAGGTGAGCAAGTGATCTCCCTGATCCCTTTGATGAGATATTCACCCTGTATACAATTGGGGTTTGAATCGAAATGCAGAGAAAATCGGTGTCTGCAAGCCCTTACAGTGGATCAGGTGTTTGACGCCTTCATAAAAATTACACATGGTATGACTCATGAAAATTCTTATTTTAGCCGGAGGAAGTGGGACGCGTCTCTGGCCTCTGTCTCGTGCTAA
- a CDS encoding sugar phosphate nucleotidyltransferase, with the protein MKILILAGGSGTRLWPLSRANYPKQFLQLFGKESFLQKTLRRNLEIAQTLYILTNEVYFYEVLKQVKEIDPNLESHIILEPEQKDTAPAIAYAFEKIEEDGVFLITPADHMINPVDKYHEAILKAEDIALKGDLVAFGVHPNRPATEYGYIKLDGRDVEAFIEKPDFKTACHYLESGNYFWNSGMVALTKETFRREAGLHAPELIEAPFSKMPNISFDYAIMEKSERIFMLPLDLSWSDIGSWENVYEFLQKDEAQNAICGNVITHQTKNSLIHAENRLVSTIGIEDLVVVETDDVVLVAKKTYGSQIKEMVEKLKKLGKKEILEHLTIRRPWGTYTVLMKGERYKIKWIEVYPKQKLSLQMHYHRSEHWVIVNGTARVTISDQEQCIHEGESIFVPKSSIHRVENPGKVSLEIIEVQVGEYLEEDDIIRLEDIYGRLKEDTAFNLLRKKFDNV; encoded by the coding sequence ATGAAAATTCTTATTTTAGCCGGAGGAAGTGGGACGCGTCTCTGGCCTCTGTCTCGTGCTAACTATCCTAAACAATTTCTCCAGTTGTTTGGGAAAGAGTCATTTTTGCAAAAGACATTGCGACGTAACTTAGAAATTGCTCAAACTCTTTATATTCTCACGAATGAAGTTTACTTTTATGAAGTCTTAAAACAGGTAAAAGAGATTGACCCCAATCTTGAGTCTCATATTATTCTTGAACCAGAGCAAAAAGACACAGCGCCTGCAATTGCTTACGCATTTGAAAAAATTGAAGAAGATGGAGTCTTTCTGATTACGCCTGCTGATCACATGATCAACCCAGTTGATAAATACCATGAAGCGATCCTAAAAGCCGAAGACATTGCTTTAAAAGGAGACCTAGTGGCATTTGGTGTCCATCCTAATCGTCCAGCTACAGAATATGGATATATAAAATTAGATGGAAGAGATGTGGAAGCATTTATTGAAAAACCAGATTTTAAAACAGCGTGTCATTACCTAGAAAGTGGAAATTATTTTTGGAATTCAGGAATGGTTGCCTTGACTAAAGAAACTTTTAGAAGAGAGGCAGGTTTACATGCTCCAGAATTGATTGAAGCTCCATTTTCCAAGATGCCAAATATTTCGTTTGACTATGCAATCATGGAAAAAAGTGAGCGTATTTTCATGTTACCTCTTGATCTTTCTTGGTCTGATATTGGCTCTTGGGAAAATGTTTATGAATTTCTTCAAAAAGATGAAGCTCAAAATGCTATTTGTGGAAATGTGATCACCCATCAAACAAAAAATTCTCTGATTCATGCTGAAAATCGTCTTGTTTCGACAATTGGAATCGAGGATCTTGTAGTCGTTGAAACAGATGATGTAGTCCTTGTCGCTAAAAAAACCTATGGGTCTCAGATAAAAGAGATGGTGGAAAAGCTTAAAAAGCTTGGTAAGAAAGAAATATTAGAACATCTCACTATTCGTCGTCCTTGGGGAACTTATACGGTCTTGATGAAAGGGGAAAGATATAAGATCAAATGGATTGAGGTCTATCCGAAACAAAAATTAAGTTTACAAATGCATTATCATCGCAGTGAACATTGGGTCATTGTCAATGGAACAGCTAGAGTCACTATCAGTGATCAAGAGCAATGTATTCATGAAGGAGAGAGTATCTTTGTCCCTAAATCTTCAATACACCGTGTAGAAAATCCAGGCAAGGTCTCACTTGAAATTATTGAAGTACAGGTAGGAGAATATTTAGAAGAAGATGATATTATTCGATTGGAAGATATTTACGGAAGATTAAAAGAAGATACAGCTTTTAATCTATTAAGGAAAAAATTTGATAATGTATAA